The Candidatus Sulfotelmatobacter sp. genome includes a region encoding these proteins:
- a CDS encoding T9SS type A sorting domain-containing protein produces the protein MTVRPFRPAAFAAMLALALVPCAPRVIHASEKAPAGPEAEQQLRLNKLFALKVALNRQEARERFEIAKARAYRKKHGKWPKGFKLEHETEGRVDAERVPAALAQRAREAAETPVATSFPPNVRANDPSGDLFSDAGQSETSIAAAGGNVLLAWNDGNGFDVGTPPNWQLQGFGYSTNTGASWTDGGIIPPQTGSPNWVWASDPVVTVREGTGDFWYAGLISPDGLSGSHNGVGVVKGSFTGSTFTWGNPVIAVQGLNTQNGYDKEWLTVDPASGYLYLVYTDFVFTGSGSDQIEFVRSLDGGASWTPPTVLSSPTDNANFAVQGSRVAVGPSGEVYVVWQALGDSAADYFKLRKSTNNGTSWSSEVKAARYFSNFGTGAPGFNRGRGITYPAIAVDRTSGPYHGRVYLAWNEAVNWYPEVLNGITSGSVTEPEATSGSGVNDTPANAISFTIGNRVRGWVGSASDLDYFKFNAVQGKTYTFYCDTVGVSLDLDSRLYCSDQATRLALSTAPAAGYSTLITWTAPATGTYYLRSQAFQGVSGGTGYYSIASFVHNTPSGDDRARDDRDIFVGYSSDGLTWNAQPVRVNDDSPWLDDWLPEIAITGNSRLFCTWFDWRDANPSTCYGESNVYLFRSDDGSATWNDLGRVSDATSSWSATSSNIAPNQGDYVSIYANNTGVFPAWGDGRDGNPNVYTVGIPVITPTLAALASSRVESGRVEMVWYAADHAGTLATLERRSGASDWIDIASRAVDASGQVSFVDDTVQPGVIYTYRLSFVGSTDYSSEAVINVPLGPALALRGSRPNPAERELVVAFSLPSSEPATLSLVDVSGRILRRREVGSLGAGPHELDLTEGGAIPSGVYLLELRQGAAVRTRRVTFVR, from the coding sequence ATGACGGTTCGACCGTTCCGCCCCGCCGCATTCGCGGCGATGCTCGCGCTCGCCCTCGTTCCATGCGCGCCGCGCGTGATTCACGCGTCCGAAAAGGCCCCGGCCGGCCCCGAGGCCGAACAGCAGCTGCGACTCAACAAGCTCTTCGCATTGAAAGTCGCGCTCAACCGCCAGGAGGCGCGCGAGCGATTCGAGATCGCGAAGGCGCGCGCCTACAGAAAGAAGCACGGCAAGTGGCCGAAGGGATTCAAGCTCGAACACGAGACCGAGGGCCGCGTGGATGCGGAGCGCGTTCCCGCCGCGCTCGCTCAGCGCGCCCGCGAGGCCGCCGAGACACCGGTGGCCACGTCGTTCCCGCCCAACGTGCGCGCCAACGATCCGAGCGGCGACCTGTTCTCGGATGCCGGCCAGTCGGAGACCAGCATCGCCGCGGCCGGCGGAAACGTCCTCCTGGCGTGGAACGACGGCAACGGGTTCGACGTCGGGACGCCGCCCAACTGGCAGCTCCAGGGGTTCGGCTACTCGACCAACACCGGCGCGAGCTGGACCGACGGCGGCATCATTCCTCCACAGACCGGCTCACCCAACTGGGTCTGGGCCAGCGACCCGGTGGTTACGGTGCGCGAGGGCACCGGCGATTTCTGGTATGCGGGGCTCATCTCTCCCGACGGGCTCTCGGGTTCGCACAACGGAGTCGGGGTGGTGAAGGGCTCGTTCACCGGCAGCACCTTCACCTGGGGCAACCCGGTGATCGCCGTGCAGGGATTGAACACCCAGAACGGCTACGACAAAGAGTGGCTCACGGTCGATCCCGCGAGCGGCTATCTCTACCTCGTGTACACCGATTTCGTCTTCACCGGCTCGGGCTCCGATCAGATCGAATTCGTCCGATCCCTCGACGGCGGCGCGTCCTGGACTCCGCCGACGGTGCTTTCTTCTCCCACCGACAACGCCAATTTCGCGGTGCAGGGATCACGCGTCGCGGTGGGCCCGAGCGGCGAGGTCTACGTGGTCTGGCAGGCGCTCGGCGATTCGGCCGCCGATTACTTCAAGCTTCGCAAGTCCACCAACAATGGCACCAGCTGGAGTAGCGAAGTGAAGGCGGCGCGCTACTTCTCCAATTTCGGCACCGGCGCTCCCGGCTTCAACCGCGGCCGCGGCATCACCTATCCGGCGATCGCGGTGGATCGCACCAGCGGCCCCTATCACGGGCGCGTCTACCTGGCCTGGAACGAGGCCGTCAACTGGTACCCCGAGGTGCTCAACGGAATCACCTCCGGCAGCGTCACCGAGCCCGAGGCCACCAGCGGATCGGGGGTCAACGACACCCCGGCCAACGCGATCTCGTTCACGATCGGCAACCGCGTGCGGGGCTGGGTGGGGAGCGCGAGCGACCTCGATTACTTCAAGTTCAACGCGGTCCAGGGCAAGACTTATACGTTCTACTGCGACACCGTCGGCGTCAGTCTCGACCTCGACTCACGCCTCTACTGCTCGGATCAGGCCACGCGATTGGCGCTCTCGACGGCCCCGGCGGCGGGCTACAGCACGCTCATCACCTGGACGGCTCCGGCGACCGGGACCTACTACCTGCGTTCGCAGGCCTTCCAGGGAGTGAGCGGCGGCACCGGCTACTACTCGATCGCGAGCTTCGTTCACAACACGCCGAGCGGCGACGATCGCGCGCGCGACGACCGCGACATCTTCGTCGGCTATTCGAGCGACGGCCTCACCTGGAACGCGCAGCCGGTGCGCGTCAACGACGATTCGCCGTGGCTCGACGACTGGCTGCCCGAGATCGCCATCACCGGCAACAGCCGGCTGTTCTGCACCTGGTTCGACTGGCGCGACGCCAACCCCAGCACTTGCTACGGCGAGTCCAACGTCTATCTGTTCCGCTCCGACGACGGCAGCGCGACCTGGAACGACCTGGGCCGCGTGTCCGACGCGACCTCGAGCTGGAGCGCCACCAGCAGCAACATCGCTCCCAATCAGGGCGATTACGTCTCGATCTATGCCAACAACACCGGCGTCTTCCCGGCGTGGGGCGACGGGCGCGACGGCAACCCCAACGTGTACACGGTGGGCATCCCGGTCATCACTCCGACGCTGGCCGCGCTGGCCAGCTCGCGCGTCGAGTCGGGCCGGGTCGAGATGGTGTGGTACGCCGCCGATCACGCCGGCACTCTCGCCACGCTCGAGCGCCGCTCGGGCGCGTCCGACTGGATCGACATCGCCAGCCGCGCGGTGGACGCGAGCGGCCAGGTGAGCTTCGTGGACGACACCGTGCAGCCGGGTGTGATCTACACCTACCGCCTGTCATTCGTGGGCTCGACCGATTACTCCAGCGAGGCGGTCATCAACGTGCCGCTCGGGCCGGCGCTGGCGCTGCGCGGCTCACGCCCCAATCCGGCCGAGCGCGAGCTGGTGGTGGCGTTCTCGCTGCCTTCCTCCGAGCCCGCCACGCTGTCGCTGGTGGACGTCTCGGGCCGCATACTTCGCAGGCGCGAGGTCGGAAGCCTGGGCGCCGGCCCGCACGAGCTGGACCTGACCGAGGGCGGCGCGATTCCGTCCGGCGTCTACCTGCTCGAGCTGCGCCAGGGCGCCGCGGTGCGCACCCGGCGGGTCACCTTCGTGCGCTGA
- a CDS encoding CPBP family intramembrane glutamic endopeptidase, with protein sequence MSASVTAAALPAGPPPLGQLIAGFAVLAAGLALLTRRRGHRPLRSTSGTVRVLLYILVYALTTLCFMRVLAPALLGRIESPWLMALGDVLCVTLGLFIWVLALAERHPLRDYGLHGAPPARLLLATVMGLGSVLVASFGAWRTLWMRGASLNGDLVIFALAFAVLGSAIPDELLFRGLLMTSLEGRFARWWRVAAPALIFTAVRSLRFLPGLELSPQTWLAWVFGTVLPLGLWWGLMRDLAGGSLWPGLVSHALLEFGTLVAGPARQHP encoded by the coding sequence TTGAGCGCTTCCGTGACGGCCGCGGCTCTTCCGGCCGGGCCGCCGCCGCTGGGGCAGCTGATCGCCGGATTCGCGGTGCTCGCAGCCGGGCTCGCCCTGCTCACGCGCCGGCGCGGACACCGCCCGCTGCGCTCGACGAGCGGCACGGTACGGGTGCTGCTCTACATCCTGGTCTACGCGCTCACCACGCTGTGCTTCATGCGCGTGCTGGCGCCGGCGCTGCTGGGGCGCATCGAGAGCCCGTGGCTGATGGCGCTCGGCGACGTCCTGTGCGTGACGCTCGGGCTCTTCATCTGGGTGCTGGCGCTCGCCGAGCGTCATCCGCTTCGGGACTACGGGCTCCACGGGGCGCCGCCGGCCCGACTCCTGCTTGCCACCGTCATGGGACTCGGCAGCGTGCTGGTGGCCTCGTTCGGGGCCTGGCGGACCCTGTGGATGCGCGGGGCCTCGCTCAATGGCGATCTCGTCATCTTCGCGCTGGCCTTCGCGGTGCTGGGCTCGGCGATCCCCGACGAGCTGCTGTTCCGCGGGCTGCTCATGACCTCGCTCGAGGGTCGCTTCGCCCGCTGGTGGCGGGTGGCGGCGCCGGCCCTGATCTTCACCGCGGTGCGCTCCCTGCGCTTCCTGCCGGGGCTGGAACTGTCCCCCCAGACCTGGCTGGCCTGGGTATTCGGGACCGTCTTGCCCCTTGGACTCTGGTGGGGTCTGATGCGAGACTTGGCGGGCGGCTCCCTGTGGCCCGGGCTGGTTTCCCATGCCCTGCTCGAGTTCGGGACCCTGGTGGCCGGGCCCGCCCGGCAGCATCCGTAG
- a CDS encoding biosynthetic peptidoglycan transglycosylase codes for MLLAAAVALGPFALGAAIRHAAGKRGLIARFDRPQLTVAFGARIRDLRLIRVSSGDTLLAADSLELRLSPLRLLVLQLAPAGVRLTHARIELPAPRESGQDSLGEEETGSKRNARPDRSGRLRALADQLVRALLLPARTLPSLELRDVHVRRASADDTLEVDIERLALSAKSAGAALAAKGRLGAAGAVPFAGRLHYGRDDRLTGAFRFELPDPGGSRAWPLEFGVDGRVTQDRRAGRIEIREPTTLRVGRIAMRLAATLDRRGPALDLRLAADSLTESRLKASLPPPVLGPLEEVGARGGWDYRLRFQLDLARPDSVEFAAGVIPHGLSLDPDRTRLNLLTLDQPFVATIHLPHRRLVTRDLSPANPHFRALDRIDSTLAHAVVTNEDGGFFRHRGFNPEAIRNSIAENIRAAAYRRGAGTITMQVARNLWLGHDRTLARKAQEVILAWVLEHLTGVSKQRLLEIYLNVIEWGPDVHGADEAARYFLGHDAGRMSVDEALFLTTVIPSPLKWRWRFEKDGSLRQFEREQMHFIGRAMIARGWLAPEALPPVEALRVELRGPAREVIFPPAADSVGAGQAGRPAS; via the coding sequence TTCGGGGCGCGCATCCGGGACTTGCGCCTCATCCGTGTTTCCTCCGGCGACACGCTGCTCGCCGCCGATTCGCTCGAGTTGCGCCTGTCGCCGCTGCGCCTCCTCGTCCTGCAGCTCGCTCCCGCCGGGGTGCGGCTGACTCACGCCCGCATCGAGCTTCCGGCGCCGCGCGAGTCGGGCCAGGACTCGCTTGGCGAAGAAGAGACCGGCTCGAAGCGAAACGCGCGCCCCGATCGATCGGGCCGGCTGCGGGCGCTGGCCGATCAGTTGGTGCGGGCGCTGCTGCTTCCCGCGCGCACGCTGCCGAGCCTCGAGCTGCGCGACGTGCACGTGCGGCGCGCGAGCGCCGACGACACCCTCGAGGTCGATATCGAGCGGCTCGCGCTGAGCGCGAAATCCGCCGGCGCCGCGCTCGCGGCGAAAGGCCGGCTGGGCGCGGCAGGGGCGGTGCCGTTCGCGGGCCGGCTCCACTACGGCCGCGACGATCGGCTCACCGGCGCCTTCCGCTTCGAGCTGCCCGACCCGGGCGGATCCCGCGCCTGGCCGCTCGAGTTCGGCGTGGACGGCCGCGTGACCCAGGATCGGCGAGCCGGACGGATCGAGATCCGCGAGCCCACCACGCTGCGCGTGGGGCGGATCGCGATGCGGCTCGCGGCCACGCTCGACCGCCGCGGACCCGCGCTCGACCTCCGGCTCGCCGCCGACAGCCTGACCGAGTCGCGTCTCAAGGCCAGCCTGCCGCCGCCCGTGCTCGGACCGCTGGAAGAGGTGGGCGCTCGCGGCGGCTGGGACTACCGGCTGCGCTTCCAACTCGATCTGGCGCGGCCCGATTCGGTGGAGTTCGCGGCCGGCGTGATTCCGCACGGCCTGTCGCTCGACCCCGACCGTACTCGCCTCAACCTTCTCACCCTCGACCAGCCATTCGTCGCCACCATCCACCTGCCGCACCGGCGCCTCGTCACGCGCGATCTGTCGCCCGCCAATCCGCACTTCCGCGCCCTCGATCGGATCGATTCGACGCTCGCCCACGCGGTGGTCACCAACGAGGATGGCGGCTTCTTCCGCCACCGCGGCTTCAATCCCGAGGCGATCCGCAACTCGATCGCCGAGAACATCCGCGCCGCCGCCTACCGGCGCGGCGCCGGCACCATCACCATGCAGGTGGCGCGAAATCTCTGGCTGGGCCACGACCGCACGCTGGCGCGGAAGGCGCAGGAGGTGATCCTGGCCTGGGTGCTCGAGCACCTGACCGGCGTCTCGAAGCAGCGCCTGCTCGAGATCTACCTCAACGTGATCGAGTGGGGACCGGACGTCCACGGCGCCGACGAGGCCGCTCGCTACTTCCTCGGCCACGACGCCGGCCGGATGAGCGTGGACGAGGCGCTGTTCCTCACCACGGTCATTCCGTCCCCACTCAAATGGCGCTGGCGCTTCGAGAAGGACGGCAGCCTGCGCCAGTTCGAGCGCGAGCAGATGCACTTCATCGGCCGCGCCATGATCGCCCGCGGCTGGCTGGCGCCCGAGGCGCTCCCGCCGGTCGAGGCGCTGAGGGTGGAGCTGCGGGGGCCGGCGCGCGAGGTGATCTTCCCGCCGGCCGCGGACAGCGTCGGAGCCGGGCAGGCGGGCCGGCCGGCGTCATAA